The region ACCACCGGCGCCGCCCGCGAACACGTGCCAATGATGATATGTCTCATCGCCCCAAGCGAAGCAAAGCGCAACAACAGACGTCAATTCCTTTCGTTTGCGATACAACTCCATGCCCGATGAGTCGTTACTGTCATCCCACTTTTTGGGGTCAAGCAATGTGAGCTTTCCGTTTTGAAGCATGTGTAGCAGCGACGGTAGATTCGTGTAGCGACGGAGTATTGTCATTTCCTGATTCCCGTTATTTTTTAATTGCACATGCGCCAGTGGTCAACCAACAGCCTATCTTATCGTCAAGTTGTAGCTCAACTTGAGTGCTTGTGCTGTAATCGAGCCTGTCCACAGCGAGCACGGCGCCCGGAGTGTTCGGAAAACCGACTCTTCAACCCCAGCTTCTCGACTTTGCAATCACCATTCGTTCTCTAATGCTAAAGGCGGTGTGTCATCTGCGAATGAAACAGGGCCAACCGGAGGTTCGTCCTACTGTTAATAAGCTCATGACGTGGCTCGAAAATTCCGGTCAGATCAAGGGGATGGCACAGGTTCGAGTGAGGGTGACGTGAAATCTGTCACTGTTGCGCGCTGAATTTTTGAAGTGGCAGCTATCGTATTGATACGATGTGGGCACGAATCGACGTTGCTGCCGACTGGGCAGCAATCCGATCCATGTGCGCCAATTCATTTAGCATGTAGAGGCGTGCATAGAAAACGCTTCGATCTGCGGGGAACACTCATGAGGGTTTCGGATCCAGAGTATCAAAAGCACGTCCTCTTCGACGAGCTGGAACGGTATGCCCGATTTTACGAGAGCCTCGCCGATGGCGTTTTCCAGTTCGTCTCTGTGGGAACGACTGCAATCTGCAATATCGATACTTACGTTTACTCCGCGATTGCGGGCACGATCGCATCCATCAGCATGGTTCTACGAGATGGTCGGATCAACGATGCCTATGCCCTGTTGAGAAAATACTACGATTCGGCCGTGATCAACGTCTATTCGGACCTGTACCTTCGAGAGCACCGCAAGGGATGGGATTTCACCGCGAAGACGCTACTGGCTGAGCAGATCAACGGTTGGCTGCATGGTCGAGTGAAGTTGCCCGAGTACCGCGTGATGTCTAATTACATACGGTCTAGTGAAACGCTTCGTACGATCAACAGCGTTCTCCATGCGGACGATAACTACAAGAAGATCCGAAACCGATGCAACGATAACACTCACTATAATTTCTTCGAAAACGTCATGCTGAACAATCGGGAAGTGTACAACCGCAACCGAGGTACCGCTCTCGAACAGATCCGGTTGGACGCGATTGCGATCTTCGTTCTCCACTTCTCCTATGTGGTCTCGGTAAACGAACATTACGTGATGTCGGGTGACTACATGGATCATATGGAGTGCGGATCAACCCCTCCTGACGGATGTGAGTATTGGGTCGCACCCTACGCACGAGAGACGTTCGACTCGATCCTGCGGGTCCACAGGCCGGATCTGGCAGAAGCCATTCAAAAAAATAGCGCAATGCAATTTGATAGCTGACGATAGGTCGATTGCTTTAAGCACGCAATTCCTTCACCACCGTTATCAGAGCAACGACGACAGAGCTACCATGAGCACTGAAATTTCTCTTGAAGTCGGCGGGATGACCGTTGATTGGAGTCAAAATGTAAGGGGTAAAGATCACGGTCCTCTCTACCAGGAGCAGGACCGCAAACGCCTTGAGTGCGATGGAATCGACTACGGATACTTCGAAAGGGAAGGGCAAAGCCCCGCTGGGTTTGAAATGTCGTTCAGTCGGTCGCTTGACGCCATCGTTCCTCGTCTGGAATTGCTGGGTTTTCGTCTGGATACAGTTCGTCACTTCTATGAAGTGGCCACGAAGCAGTGGCGGGAGGATCGACTTGCCCTATTGGAAGCTTTCGATACCAACGGAGCCGAGGCGGAGGCGGTCCCCGAACCGATGAGTTTCGATGAATATTTGGACTTCATTAAAGCCTATCCGATCGAAGCCCTGAGCGGCGAAGTTATCGAGGATATAAATGATGAAGGTGAGCGAATATTCCGGGATCGGTTCGGCGGTAAAAAACAACTTGCGCGTATTCCCGGTGATTCAGACGGCAAGAGTTGGGCGTATTCGGAAAGGTCATTTTTTGGAGCTTTGATCGATTTTCTCGGCCCGTACTCGATGTTGCGGCTACTTGCCGAATGCCCGGCCAACCGACGCCTAACCGTGGATTGGAGATACGGTCCATTAGTTGAAGAAGGGCGAGCAAGCGTAGATGAGTTCACTCCTTGCGCGCGGCGGAGGCAAACTTTCCTAATCGTCACTGAAGGATCATCGGATGTCCATATCCTGACGCATGCGATTCAGTTACTGCGGCCCGAGGTGGTCGATTTCTTCCGTTTCATCGATGTCAGCGAACGACATCCTTTCTCGGGCACAGGAGGGTTGGTTAGGTTCGCTGAGGGGTTGGCAAAGATCGACGTCCAGAACAAGATCGTATTCGTGTTCGACAATGATGCTGAAGGCGTTGATGCTTTAAAAACGGTGCGCCGGTTTAAGTTGCCTCTTAATATGGGAACACTGGTCTTGCCTGACATGCAGGAGTTCCGGCAGTTTCCCTCGCAGGGGCCCGATGGCGTTAGAAATTCGGATATCAATGGGCGAGCAGCCGCAATCGAGTGCTACCTTGACCTGAACCTCCCGCAGTACGGACCGGCCAAAGTCGTGTGGACAAACTACAAGAGGGACAGCGGTGTCTACCACGGCGCCTTGGAATACAAAGAATCGTATGCCAATGAGTTCTTCGATCAGAAACGAGAGACGATCCGGGACGGCCGCTACGACGTGAGTAAGATTGAGCGCGTGCTGGATGCGTTGGTGGAAGAATGCAGTTGGTTAGCTGTTGCGGAGTTTTGCTGACAGCGAACATTGCTCAATTAATTATTCTCGCCACCCCTGTAAATTTGCCCGCACGTGGCCGGTTGCGATCCGCGGCGTAGCGGCGGATTGTGCGTCGAGTCGAATGACGAATGGTAGCGCAGCTTAACCCCTTTAAGCTAATAATCTGGCTCGAAATTCTCCGTTGGATCAAGGAGATATAGAGCCGGTGCATGAGGGTGACGTGAAAACTGTCACTGTTGCTCGATGAATTTCGAGGTGGTCGGCGTTGTGTTTGTCGTAGTCGTTCGCTTGCCGTTGCCTTGAAGGTGGATCTCCTGGACCCTGGACGCACTTTCAACGAATGGAGTGCGATCATGGTCGATCAGAAGCAAGGCGTGGCGGGTAAAGACGAGAAAGCAGGTAAGCCTGTTGGCGCCGACGTGAAGGCAAATGTCGGTACTGCGACGACGAACGATACCGCAGCGAAGGCTGAACCGGCTACGCCGACGAAGATGGAACTGGCGACGGAAATCTACAAGCGGATGCGTTCCGTCAAGGACGTGACGCGGAAAGACATCATCGAGAAGTTCATCTCCGAAGTGAAGCTGACGAAGGCGGGAGCGAGCACTTACTACCAGATGATCAAAGACAAGCACGAGCCGATGGGTAAGAAGTGACGGCCGGATTGCGGGAACAGAGGGCTCCTTCGGGAGCTTTTTTTTCGTTCCGACGAAAAGGGCAGTTAGTGAACTCGTCGAAATATTCACACACAGTGAACATTTGCCTTGCACGTGTTGATTTTTCGTGGTCTACTGCTTCTCGCAGGCTAGGCGTATCGCCTAGGTGAGCAGTGGCATTTTCCCATCACGTCGAGGAATCAGTTGTGCATTTGCCCGTCCGGCAGAACGCGGAACGGGCGGCTCTAGCGTCCAGGGTTAGAGAGGTATCGGTGCGCGGGTCGGGTACGGCCGCGTCGAGGAAGCCGGATCGTCGTTCCGTTGTGGGACGACCGATGGGACTTCCTCCAGCCGAAGGGACTGGTGTTGGGCTTGCGCGTCGGTTGGCTCCTTTCGATTCATTCGCCGTGAGGAACGTTGGGCTACGCCGATACGGGACAGCGGCGGTGGCGCCGCGTTCTGGGAGCTGCGAAATGCAGAGAGATGCTTTAACAGTAGCAATCGCGACGCTGCAAAAGCTGCGCGAGATCTATCACAGCCAACTCGACGCTAGTGTACTGGCGGAACTCGATGATGTACTCGAATTGCTGAAACAGCAGTCCGAACGCCTCGAAGTTGTTCGGCGTGGAGAACTCGAAGGCCGAGTTTTTCGCATCTTCGCAATGGTCTTGAGGATCGTGACTAACATCACGGATCTGATGGATCGTTGGCAGTAAAGCCAAGTCACGGCAAGCCCCACAGTTGATTGGGTGAGTACTATGAACATGGGTCAGGCTATCAAGATGTGTCGGACTCGTAGGTCGTTGTCACAGGCTGAATTAGCGGGACTTGCGGGTTGTTCGATTTCTTACCTTTCCATGTTGGAAAGCAATCAAAGGGATCCGTCGCTATCCACTTTGAAGAGCATTGCTGGAGCGTTACGCATCCCAACGGAGATTCTGTTCTTTCTGGGATCAGATCGAGAAGAGCTTGCAGGTATGGATAAAGAACTCTCCGGTCAGCTCGCCCGCGCGGCGTTGGAGATATTGAGTGATACACATGAACCGGTCAGGGGTTCCTAGGTACACGGCTACTCCCATAGAAAGTATGGCGGCATTGTCGCGAGCGCTGGGTGTAACAGCCGAGCAACTCGCTGCAGTCGCCGCCAAAGCTTCCTCTCTTTACCGAGTCGCGGACAAGATCGAAAAAGCGGACGGTACGCTCCGCGAAACGTTTGATGCGAAGCCGGTGTTGAAGGACATTCATCGGCGGATCAAGCTGGCCATTCTCGATCGAGTAAGGTTTCCCAACTACCTGACTGGCAGTGTGAAAGGGCAGGACTATCGCACGAACGCGCTGCTGCATCGCAATTCAAAGATCCTGATTAGCGAAGACATACAGGGGTTCTTTCCCTCGACTACGCAGCATCTCGTGGAGGAAGTCTGGTCCCAGTTCTTCGGTTTTTCTGCCGACGTGGCACAGTGCCTAGCAGCTCTTTGCACCAAAGATGGCGCTCTCCCGCAAGGGGCCATCACAAGTCCGCATGTCGCGAATCTCGTCTTTTGGCGTGTCGAACCAGCGATACATGCGGAGATGGCGTCTCGAGGAATACGATATTCGCGATATGTTGACGATGTTTGTATTTCTTCCAGCACTGGCATTGCTCATATCGATAAGCAGTCAGTGATCGCAGTCGTGTACGCAATGCTGGCACGACACGGCTATTCTGCCAAACGATCGAAACACAAAATCCTGACGGCGAGCGGCCGCATCACAGCAACCAAGCTTGGCGTCAACGGGGATCCCAGCCTGTCAGGTCAGCAGCGAGGACAGATTCGCGCTGCCGTACACAAGCTCGAACTGACATTCGCGACTGGCGCTTTCTCGGAGGCGCGAGCGCTTTTACCCTCCGTCATAGGTCGGGTCAGCATGCTTGCGCGTTTTCATTCTACTGAGGGACAAGCGTTGAAGCGACGCATCGCTTTCATACGAGAGCAATTGCAGCTCGTCCCAATGGTGACAAAAAGAAAGAACTCGATTGACGTCGTAGTGCCCGTTGGGGTTGACGGCATGTCAACTGTTCCTTGGTGATCTGCGCGGCAGCGACGCACGGCCGATTGGACATTGGTGAACTTAACTATGAAGCGCAGCGAGTTATACGAAAGGGTCTGGTCGGCACCGATGACTAGGCTAGCCAAGCAGTTGGGAATATCGGACGTGGGTCTAGCCAAAGCTTGCCGTCGTCATGACGTGCCTGCCCCGCCCCGGGGTTACTGGGCCAAACTCGCCGCTGGGCACAAGCCCCCGCGAACTCCGCTGCCAAACCCGAAACTTGATGTCGAGGTGCATTTCACAACCCTTGATCCCAACCAACTGGCGCGCAGAAGAGCCAATGAGAGTCGGCGCGCGGAGTTGCGACCGATATCGGATGCATC is a window of Paraburkholderia sp. IMGN_8 DNA encoding:
- a CDS encoding HEPN/Toprim-associated domain-containing protein encodes the protein MSTEISLEVGGMTVDWSQNVRGKDHGPLYQEQDRKRLECDGIDYGYFEREGQSPAGFEMSFSRSLDAIVPRLELLGFRLDTVRHFYEVATKQWREDRLALLEAFDTNGAEAEAVPEPMSFDEYLDFIKAYPIEALSGEVIEDINDEGERIFRDRFGGKKQLARIPGDSDGKSWAYSERSFFGALIDFLGPYSMLRLLAECPANRRLTVDWRYGPLVEEGRASVDEFTPCARRRQTFLIVTEGSSDVHILTHAIQLLRPEVVDFFRFIDVSERHPFSGTGGLVRFAEGLAKIDVQNKIVFVFDNDAEGVDALKTVRRFKLPLNMGTLVLPDMQEFRQFPSQGPDGVRNSDINGRAAAIECYLDLNLPQYGPAKVVWTNYKRDSGVYHGALEYKESYANEFFDQKRETIRDGRYDVSKIERVLDALVEECSWLAVAEFC
- a CDS encoding helix-turn-helix transcriptional regulator — its product is MCRTRRSLSQAELAGLAGCSISYLSMLESNQRDPSLSTLKSIAGALRIPTEILFFLGSDREELAGMDKELSGQLARAALEILSDTHEPVRGS
- a CDS encoding reverse transcriptase family protein, coding for MAALSRALGVTAEQLAAVAAKASSLYRVADKIEKADGTLRETFDAKPVLKDIHRRIKLAILDRVRFPNYLTGSVKGQDYRTNALLHRNSKILISEDIQGFFPSTTQHLVEEVWSQFFGFSADVAQCLAALCTKDGALPQGAITSPHVANLVFWRVEPAIHAEMASRGIRYSRYVDDVCISSSTGIAHIDKQSVIAVVYAMLARHGYSAKRSKHKILTASGRITATKLGVNGDPSLSGQQRGQIRAAVHKLELTFATGAFSEARALLPSVIGRVSMLARFHSTEGQALKRRIAFIREQLQLVPMVTKRKNSIDVVVPVGVDGMSTVPW